In a single window of the Streptomyces sp. 846.5 genome:
- a CDS encoding ABC transporter permease — MDQFITFGIVGLSTAAIYAVIGSGLVLTYSTTGVFNFAHGAAGMLAAFSYWQFTVGWGWPVPVALVLVLLVLAPAFALLVERAVLRPVQALGEAERLVMTVAMLSGLIAAARWIWDPNVARPLPTFFADRKPFHIGPATVTWHQAITMAVAVAVAIGLRLLMYRTRTGAEMRATVDDRALVGLAGARPVRANQVAWILGTQLAAIGGILIAPTVTLDASQLSLLIVSAYTAAVFGRLRSLPMTFVGAIVVGCMESYLAGYLPQNAYLPGLRLAAPALLLFAALLAFPHRRLRGRDRRLRQIPVPTMGGTALFALAVVAFGVVLAAVLSPPDLITYGPIFSLGVVALSYVPLAGYAGQISLCQLSMAGIGAVVWAHLGAHGALWALAVAVLVSAVAGALIALPALRLSGVYLALGTAAFAVVLDQWIFTLPTFKLFGVQIGLFDQGSVTAVGPDLFGLHLDSESQLMVFAAVCLALASIGVALLRRSRFGRRLIALRDSEAAYATLGGNLLLAKALVFALASGIAGLGGALYGMQLQSISATQFNLVAGLPIFLVAVVGGLGAVGSGLFTGTAYVGPINALIAIAPWSQNAVALLPGLAGVGLGRNPDGVVPTLRTEWAPVARDWIALPALVVGIAAAWVLRLADVINGWVFCGVALVLALPLRGWAAARQRALLAASADPVEAAEPEDVPVEWLGIRRAWRPEDEEVLARGIAAG, encoded by the coding sequence ATGGACCAGTTCATCACCTTCGGGATCGTCGGCCTGAGCACCGCCGCGATCTACGCGGTGATCGGCAGCGGGCTGGTGCTCACCTACTCCACGACCGGCGTGTTCAACTTCGCGCACGGCGCGGCGGGCATGCTCGCGGCGTTCTCCTACTGGCAGTTCACCGTCGGCTGGGGCTGGCCGGTCCCGGTGGCCCTGGTCCTGGTGCTGCTGGTGCTCGCGCCGGCCTTCGCGCTGCTGGTCGAGCGGGCCGTGCTGCGTCCGGTCCAGGCGCTGGGCGAGGCCGAACGGCTGGTGATGACGGTGGCGATGCTGAGCGGCCTGATCGCCGCCGCCCGGTGGATCTGGGACCCCAATGTCGCCCGGCCGCTCCCCACCTTCTTCGCCGACAGGAAGCCGTTCCACATCGGCCCGGCCACGGTGACCTGGCATCAGGCCATCACCATGGCCGTGGCGGTGGCCGTCGCGATCGGCCTGCGGCTGCTGATGTACCGGACCCGGACCGGCGCGGAGATGCGGGCCACCGTGGACGACCGGGCGCTGGTCGGGCTGGCCGGGGCCAGGCCGGTGCGCGCCAACCAGGTCGCCTGGATCCTGGGCACGCAGCTGGCGGCGATCGGCGGCATCCTCATCGCCCCGACCGTCACCCTGGACGCCTCCCAGCTCTCGCTGCTGATCGTCAGCGCCTACACCGCGGCCGTCTTCGGCCGGCTGCGCAGCCTCCCGATGACCTTCGTCGGCGCGATCGTGGTCGGCTGCATGGAGAGCTACCTGGCCGGCTACCTGCCGCAGAACGCCTACCTCCCGGGCCTGCGGCTGGCCGCGCCCGCGCTGCTGCTGTTCGCGGCGCTGCTGGCCTTCCCGCACCGGCGGCTGCGCGGACGCGACCGGCGGCTGCGTCAGATCCCGGTCCCGACGATGGGCGGGACGGCCCTGTTCGCCCTGGCGGTCGTCGCGTTCGGGGTGGTGCTGGCCGCCGTGCTCAGCCCGCCCGACCTGATCACCTACGGTCCGATCTTCTCGCTCGGGGTGGTGGCGCTGTCGTATGTGCCGCTGGCCGGATACGCGGGACAGATCTCGCTGTGCCAGCTCAGCATGGCCGGAATCGGCGCGGTCGTCTGGGCGCACCTCGGCGCGCACGGGGCGCTGTGGGCGCTGGCCGTCGCGGTTCTGGTCTCCGCCGTGGCCGGAGCGCTGATCGCGCTCCCCGCGCTGCGGCTCTCCGGGGTCTATCTGGCGCTGGGGACGGCCGCGTTCGCGGTCGTGCTCGACCAGTGGATCTTCACCCTGCCGACGTTCAAGCTCTTCGGAGTCCAGATCGGCCTGTTCGACCAGGGCTCGGTGACCGCGGTCGGACCCGACCTGTTCGGACTGCACCTGGACAGCGAGTCCCAGCTGATGGTGTTCGCCGCGGTCTGCCTGGCCCTCGCCTCCATCGGGGTGGCGCTGCTGCGCCGCAGCCGGTTCGGGCGACGGCTGATCGCGCTGCGCGACAGCGAGGCCGCCTATGCCACCCTCGGCGGCAACCTGCTGCTGGCCAAGGCCCTGGTGTTCGCACTGGCCTCGGGCATCGCCGGACTCGGCGGGGCGCTGTACGGGATGCAGCTGCAGTCCATCTCGGCCACCCAGTTCAACCTGGTGGCCGGGCTGCCGATCTTCCTGGTCGCCGTGGTCGGCGGCCTCGGCGCGGTGGGCAGCGGACTGTTCACCGGGACGGCCTACGTCGGGCCGATCAACGCGCTGATCGCCATCGCGCCCTGGTCGCAGAACGCCGTCGCGCTGCTGCCCGGCCTGGCCGGGGTGGGGCTCGGCCGCAATCCCGACGGGGTGGTGCCCACCCTGCGGACCGAGTGGGCACCGGTGGCCCGGGACTGGATCGCGCTGCCGGCGCTGGTGGTCGGGATCGCGGCGGCCTGGGTACTGCGGCTCGCCGATGTGATCAACGGATGGGTCTTCTGCGGCGTCGCGCTGGTCCTCGCGCTGCCGCTGCGGGGCTGGGCGGCGGCGCGGCAGCGGGCCCTGCTGGCCGCCTCCGCCGACCCGGTCGAGGCGGCAGAGCCGGAGGACGTGCCGGTCGAGTGGTTGGGCATACGGCGCGCCTGGCGCCCGGAGGACGAGGAGGTGCTGGCCCGTGGCATCGCTGCAGGTTAG
- a CDS encoding pyridoxamine 5'-phosphate oxidase family protein: MAKQRFGTSIALTDDERGAFLRTRPICRVATVGPDGRPHVSALWFVWDGSALWLNSLTRSKRWTDLAADPRCSVIVDEGGTDFMALCGVELQGSVEIVGEAPRRGEPVDQLVTPEKLFADKYAGGGDFRYDGRHGWLRLLPETVVSWDFAKLRQRPLTPPPTS, from the coding sequence ATGGCCAAGCAGCGCTTCGGCACCTCGATCGCCCTGACCGACGACGAACGGGGCGCCTTCCTGCGGACCCGGCCCATCTGCCGGGTCGCGACCGTCGGCCCGGACGGACGCCCCCACGTCAGCGCCCTGTGGTTCGTCTGGGACGGCAGCGCGCTGTGGCTCAACTCACTGACCCGCAGCAAGCGCTGGACCGACCTCGCGGCCGATCCGCGGTGCAGCGTGATCGTCGACGAGGGCGGCACCGACTTCATGGCGCTGTGCGGTGTTGAGCTGCAGGGAAGCGTCGAGATCGTCGGCGAGGCCCCACGCCGCGGCGAGCCCGTGGACCAGCTGGTGACCCCCGAGAAGCTCTTCGCCGACAAGTACGCGGGCGGCGGCGACTTCCGCTACGACGGCCGGCACGGCTGGCTCCGGCTGCTGCCGGAGACGGTGGTCAGCTGGGACTTCGCCAAGCTGCGGCAGCGTCCGTTGACGCCGCCGCCGACCTCATGA
- a CDS encoding nuclear transport factor 2 family protein, whose protein sequence is MSTDDLMEIQQLLARYAVHMTRGDIDGVIAVFTPDGSYSAFGDSYGLDEFPALVAAAPKGLFLTGTPVVELSGDGATGTQPLCFVDHATHDMRIGYYNDAYLRTAEGWRLQTRAMTFIRRSGAHDSGRPHAYQRPGT, encoded by the coding sequence TTGTCCACTGACGACCTGATGGAGATCCAGCAACTGCTGGCCCGCTACGCGGTGCACATGACCCGCGGGGACATCGACGGCGTGATCGCCGTCTTCACCCCCGACGGCAGCTACAGCGCCTTCGGCGACAGCTACGGGCTCGACGAGTTCCCGGCGCTGGTCGCCGCCGCCCCCAAGGGGCTCTTCCTCACCGGCACCCCCGTCGTCGAGCTGTCGGGGGACGGCGCGACCGGCACCCAGCCGCTCTGCTTCGTCGACCACGCCACCCACGACATGCGGATCGGCTACTACAACGACGCCTATCTGCGCACCGCCGAGGGCTGGCGGCTGCAGACCCGGGCCATGACCTTCATCCGCCGCAGCGGGGCCCACGACTCGGGCCGGCCGCACGCCTACCAGCGCCCCGGTACGTGA
- a CDS encoding acyl-CoA dehydrogenase family protein — translation MNVTDFRSGLRAWLDQNDLSPGPDNSLDGQVAQLARVRRALFDAGWMRYGWPPIVEGLGGPAVLRAVLGEEVATRDLAEPGIYSMVEVLVPTLISYAPPQLAETMVPRLLSGREQWCQGFSEPGSGSDLASLSTRAVPQGDSWVITGQKVWTSLAQYAARCVLLTRTGPGHGGITAFFVDMDSPGITVRPLRTMHGVDEFAEVFLDDVVVPADRMLGRPGDGWQLAMDLLPHERSTCFWHRIAHLFTRLDRLLAETRTPDDGALGAAYLALHTARARSHATQRRLAEGAALGPETSVDKVLLATAEQRLFDTARDLLPGVVELTDSPWRTEYLYSRAATIYGGTAEIQRNIIARRLLDLGKD, via the coding sequence GTGAACGTCACCGACTTCCGGTCGGGCCTGCGGGCCTGGCTGGACCAGAACGACCTGTCCCCCGGGCCGGACAACTCCCTCGACGGACAGGTCGCCCAACTGGCCCGGGTACGAAGGGCGCTCTTCGACGCGGGCTGGATGCGGTACGGCTGGCCCCCCATCGTTGAGGGACTGGGGGGGCCGGCTGTGCTGCGCGCCGTGCTCGGCGAGGAGGTCGCCACCCGCGACCTGGCCGAGCCGGGGATCTACTCGATGGTCGAGGTGCTGGTCCCGACGCTGATCTCGTACGCGCCGCCCCAGCTGGCCGAGACCATGGTCCCGCGGCTGCTCAGCGGCCGGGAGCAGTGGTGCCAGGGCTTCTCCGAGCCCGGCTCCGGCAGCGACCTCGCCTCGCTGTCCACCCGGGCGGTCCCGCAGGGGGACAGCTGGGTGATCACCGGTCAGAAGGTGTGGACCAGCCTGGCCCAGTACGCCGCCCGCTGCGTCCTGCTCACCCGCACCGGGCCGGGCCACGGCGGGATCACCGCCTTCTTCGTCGACATGGACTCCCCCGGCATCACCGTCAGACCGCTGCGCACCATGCACGGCGTGGACGAGTTCGCCGAGGTGTTCCTCGACGACGTGGTCGTCCCCGCCGACCGGATGCTGGGCCGCCCCGGGGACGGCTGGCAGCTGGCGATGGACCTGCTCCCGCACGAGCGCTCCACCTGCTTCTGGCACCGCATCGCCCACCTGTTCACCCGGCTGGACCGGCTGCTCGCCGAGACCCGGACTCCGGACGACGGCGCCCTGGGCGCCGCCTACCTGGCCCTGCACACCGCCCGCGCCCGCTCCCACGCCACCCAGCGCCGGCTGGCCGAGGGCGCCGCGCTCGGCCCGGAGACCTCGGTCGACAAGGTCCTGCTGGCCACCGCCGAGCAGCGGCTGTTCGACACCGCCCGGGACCTGCTGCCCGGGGTGGTGGAACTGACGGACTCCCCGTGGCGGACCGAGTACCTCTACTCACGGGCGGCGACCATCTACGGCGGCACCGCCGAGATCCAACGCAACATCATCGCCCGCCGACTGCTCGACCTGGGGAAGGACTGA
- a CDS encoding acyl-CoA dehydrogenase family protein, with translation MEAAERDLLADTLRKTMAAMTASPGQALDAALADLGWADLLTELPDVAVPLAFRLLGETGAHAPLLNDVLLHAAGQPLGGTPPLPYTGGAWVVWERSNRESTALDSDLPLRIVPTGEPLADAALAAGRRALGWWLLGTGRAMLALARTHVLDRTQFGRPLSSFQAVRHRLAETLVDLEGAEAVLLAAEDDLGSLLAKAAAGQAALTAARHCQQVLGGIGFTAEHSLHRHIRRALVLDGLLGSARELTREAGALLRENGTAPRLIQL, from the coding sequence ATGGAGGCCGCCGAACGGGACCTGCTCGCGGACACGCTCCGCAAGACCATGGCGGCCATGACCGCCTCCCCGGGCCAGGCCCTGGACGCGGCCCTGGCCGACCTCGGCTGGGCCGACCTGCTCACCGAACTGCCGGACGTCGCCGTCCCGTTGGCCTTCCGGCTGCTCGGCGAGACCGGCGCCCACGCCCCGCTGCTGAACGACGTACTCCTCCACGCCGCCGGACAACCCCTCGGTGGCACCCCACCGCTGCCGTACACCGGCGGCGCGTGGGTGGTCTGGGAGCGCAGCAACCGGGAGAGCACAGCGCTGGACAGCGACCTGCCGCTGCGCATCGTCCCGACCGGCGAGCCGCTGGCAGACGCCGCGCTGGCCGCAGGCCGCCGGGCGCTCGGCTGGTGGCTGCTGGGCACCGGCCGGGCCATGCTCGCGCTCGCCCGCACCCATGTCCTGGACCGCACTCAGTTCGGCCGCCCGCTCTCCTCGTTCCAGGCCGTGCGGCACCGGCTCGCCGAGACCCTGGTCGACCTGGAGGGCGCCGAGGCGGTGCTGCTGGCCGCCGAGGACGACCTCGGCTCGCTGCTCGCCAAGGCGGCGGCCGGACAGGCGGCGCTGACGGCGGCCCGGCACTGCCAACAGGTGCTCGGCGGGATCGGCTTCACCGCCGAGCACAGCCTGCACCGGCACATCCGGCGGGCCCTGGTGCTGGACGGACTGCTGGGCAGCGCACGGGAGTTGACCCGGGAGGCAGGAGCACTGCTGCGGGAGAACGGCACCGCCCCCCGCCTGATCCAGCTCTGA
- a CDS encoding enoyl-CoA hydratase — protein MPEPVVLVDIEDRVATVTLNRPGARNALSRELTQALWDAITAAGQSADVDAVILTGADPAFCAGVDLKEVSGETPPTAAPRASGLGPERDTNGLYRFLPVIGKPVIGAVNGVAVTGGLEVALQCTFLVASERARFADTHARLGIMPGGGATVLLAQSIGLRRAVEMSLTGNFLTAAEALDLGLVNHVVPHEELLPRARRLAADIVSNDQRSVRRLLRHYRQLANAATLDEAHHVEGVMAETWRPGTSQVAARRRDVTARGRAQSRT, from the coding sequence GTGCCCGAGCCCGTCGTTCTGGTCGACATCGAGGACCGCGTTGCGACGGTGACGCTGAACCGGCCGGGGGCTCGCAACGCGCTGAGCCGGGAGCTCACGCAGGCGTTGTGGGACGCGATCACGGCGGCCGGGCAGAGCGCGGACGTCGATGCGGTGATCCTGACCGGGGCGGACCCCGCGTTCTGCGCCGGCGTCGACCTGAAGGAGGTCTCGGGGGAGACGCCGCCAACCGCGGCTCCCCGGGCATCGGGTCTGGGGCCCGAGCGCGACACCAACGGCCTCTACCGGTTTCTGCCGGTCATCGGAAAGCCGGTGATCGGGGCCGTCAACGGCGTCGCGGTGACCGGCGGGCTCGAAGTGGCGCTGCAGTGCACCTTCCTGGTGGCGTCGGAGCGGGCCAGGTTCGCCGACACCCATGCCCGGCTCGGCATCATGCCGGGCGGCGGTGCCACCGTCCTGCTGGCCCAGTCCATCGGGCTGCGCCGGGCTGTGGAGATGTCGCTCACCGGCAATTTCCTCACCGCTGCGGAAGCGCTCGACCTCGGGCTGGTCAACCATGTGGTGCCGCACGAGGAACTGCTGCCCCGGGCCCGGCGGTTGGCGGCCGATATCGTCAGCAACGACCAGCGCAGCGTGCGCCGGCTGCTCCGCCACTACCGTCAACTGGCCAATGCCGCGACCCTCGACGAGGCGCACCACGTAGAGGGAGTCATGGCCGAGACCTGGCGACCCGGGACGAGCCAGGTCGCCGCCCGGCGCCGTGACGTCACCGCTCGCGGCCGTGCGCAGAGCCGGACCTGA
- a CDS encoding TIGR03617 family F420-dependent LLM class oxidoreductase, with translation MKIDGGITGLAGAAARARGLEADGYDAAWAGEVNADPFLPLAVAAEVTDRIELGTSIAVAFARSPMALAYTANDLQRHSGGRLLLGLGSQVKAHVVRRYSMPWGRPAAQLREFVLAMRTIWSSWQDGTPLDFQGDYYQHTLMPPDFTPPRHDFGPPRVFLAGVGDLMTRTAGEVADGFICHGYTTARWIRERTLPALAEGRKRAGATMDGFEVANTPFIVTGTDQEMEAALPVLRGRIAFYASTPAYRGVFELHGWGGANEELTALSKAGRWAEMAGLVTDEMVDAFAIVAGPDDLPARVAERYSGLLTRITFTPPSSLAPDAAADLVERLRACC, from the coding sequence ATGAAAATCGATGGTGGTATCACCGGGCTGGCCGGCGCCGCAGCACGGGCCCGCGGCCTTGAGGCCGACGGCTACGACGCAGCCTGGGCAGGAGAGGTCAACGCGGACCCCTTCCTCCCCCTCGCCGTCGCCGCCGAGGTGACCGACCGGATCGAGCTGGGCACCTCCATCGCGGTCGCCTTCGCACGGTCGCCGATGGCACTCGCCTACACCGCCAACGACCTGCAGCGGCACTCGGGCGGCCGACTCCTGCTCGGCCTCGGATCCCAGGTGAAGGCGCACGTGGTACGCCGCTACTCCATGCCCTGGGGCCGGCCCGCGGCGCAGCTGCGCGAGTTCGTCCTCGCCATGCGGACCATCTGGTCGTCGTGGCAGGACGGCACGCCCCTGGACTTCCAGGGCGACTACTACCAACACACCCTGATGCCACCGGACTTCACGCCGCCGCGCCACGATTTCGGTCCGCCCCGGGTATTCCTGGCCGGCGTCGGCGATCTGATGACCCGTACCGCCGGCGAGGTGGCCGACGGCTTCATCTGCCACGGCTACACCACCGCGCGCTGGATCCGCGAACGGACGCTCCCCGCCCTGGCCGAGGGGCGCAAGCGGGCCGGTGCGACCATGGACGGCTTCGAGGTGGCCAACACCCCGTTCATCGTCACCGGCACCGACCAGGAGATGGAGGCCGCCCTCCCGGTACTGCGCGGCCGGATCGCGTTCTACGCCTCCACCCCGGCCTACCGGGGCGTGTTCGAACTGCACGGATGGGGCGGGGCGAACGAGGAGTTGACCGCGCTGTCGAAGGCGGGCCGCTGGGCGGAGATGGCCGGCCTGGTCACCGACGAGATGGTCGACGCCTTCGCGATTGTCGCCGGTCCCGACGACCTGCCCGCACGCGTCGCCGAACGCTACAGCGGGCTGCTGACCCGCATTACTTTCACCCCTCCGAGCAGCCTCGCCCCCGATGCAGCCGCGGACCTGGTGGAACGGCTGCGCGCGTGCTGCTGA
- a CDS encoding acyl-CoA thioesterase domain-containing protein, which yields MTDLWTDLLACVDLREQEGGPGPRYTGPNQQLPYHRLFGGQLLAQFVRAASLACPGKTVKSLHTLFPRAGKTDEPVGYEVERHHEGGTFATVSVVARQTSGVVATASVSLHTFEEGLDHQTDVKVPEVPTDEHRIGLDLIPWDTRSLGSLDTPGAEPPEFDLWMRTPAVDQQLAPALAAYATDLTLIGTALRPLEGVTQNDAGTAFTSAVTSHSVWFHRPFRTDDWLLLRQHSPLLAHGRCFGRGDVLTRDGSLVASFAQEALLRFRS from the coding sequence GTGACCGACCTCTGGACCGACCTGCTGGCCTGCGTGGACCTGCGCGAGCAGGAGGGCGGACCGGGCCCGCGCTACACCGGTCCCAACCAGCAGCTGCCCTACCACCGCCTGTTCGGGGGGCAGTTGCTGGCCCAGTTCGTCCGGGCCGCCTCGCTCGCCTGCCCCGGAAAGACCGTCAAGTCCCTGCACACGCTGTTCCCCCGGGCCGGGAAGACCGACGAGCCGGTCGGCTACGAGGTGGAGCGCCACCACGAGGGCGGCACCTTCGCCACGGTCTCGGTCGTGGCTCGGCAGACGTCGGGCGTGGTGGCCACCGCCTCGGTGTCGCTGCACACCTTCGAGGAGGGGCTCGACCACCAGACCGACGTCAAGGTCCCCGAGGTACCCACGGACGAGCACCGGATCGGTCTCGACCTGATCCCCTGGGACACCCGCTCGCTCGGCAGCCTGGACACCCCGGGCGCGGAACCGCCCGAGTTCGACCTGTGGATGCGCACCCCGGCGGTCGACCAGCAGTTGGCCCCCGCGCTGGCCGCCTACGCAACCGACCTGACCCTGATCGGCACCGCCCTGCGCCCCTTGGAAGGAGTCACCCAGAACGATGCGGGCACCGCGTTCACCTCCGCCGTCACCTCGCACAGCGTGTGGTTCCACCGTCCCTTCCGCACCGACGACTGGCTGCTGCTGCGCCAGCACAGCCCGCTGCTGGCGCACGGCCGGTGCTTCGGCCGGGGCGACGTGCTCACCCGGGACGGCTCCCTGGTCGCCTCCTTCGCCCAGGAGGCCCTGCTCCGCTTCCGGTCCTGA
- a CDS encoding TetR/AcrR family transcriptional regulator: MTTQREEILVAALEVYAERGYRGTSLDTVAERVGLTRQGLLHHFPSKKKLLIALLQFREDRSREHLAADHADKDWPSQLAEAVAFDHQNPVLAEVHSVLLADSITGSDPDQQYLHDHQQLLQDRTIALFTQRYGPRLPNGLTAEAAATAVLALVEGMQIQWLLEPEQTDYPAIMRDVMSVLLGSPAERPPTESPRSQ, translated from the coding sequence ATGACGACCCAGCGCGAAGAGATCCTCGTCGCGGCCCTGGAGGTGTACGCCGAGCGCGGCTACCGGGGGACCTCGCTCGACACGGTCGCCGAGCGCGTCGGGCTGACCAGACAGGGCCTGCTGCACCACTTCCCGAGCAAGAAGAAGCTGCTCATCGCGCTGCTCCAGTTCCGGGAGGACCGCAGCCGCGAGCACCTGGCCGCCGACCACGCGGACAAGGACTGGCCGAGCCAGCTCGCCGAGGCGGTGGCCTTCGACCACCAGAATCCGGTGCTGGCCGAGGTGCACAGCGTGCTGCTGGCCGACAGCATCACCGGGAGCGACCCGGACCAGCAGTACCTCCACGACCACCAGCAGCTCCTGCAGGATCGTACGATCGCGCTGTTCACCCAGCGCTACGGCCCGCGGCTGCCCAACGGTCTGACCGCGGAGGCCGCGGCGACGGCCGTGCTGGCGCTGGTCGAGGGGATGCAGATCCAGTGGCTGCTGGAGCCGGAGCAGACGGACTATCCGGCGATCATGCGGGATGTGATGTCCGTACTGCTGGGGTCCCCCGCCGAACGTCCCCCGACCGAGAGCCCCAGGTCCCAATGA
- a CDS encoding alpha/beta hydrolase, translated as MRSETRVETGSVGVVVRPPNPTETVVLYLPGDRRLSGALEPAPGLAERLALSTAAVVVCPRYRTAFPAALEDVHSAYDYCRTQGPVAVVGERQGAGLAAALLLRLRDLGEPPPQCGVLVSALLDLTMQAPSLQLNATADPTFDVAELGRWAERYAAGTAPTNPLLSPLLANLHGLPPVQLLVAGTDPLLDDSVEFANRAARSGVTVDLHVRPDATSLRSEALAAMAAFIGTWGSRSGDVRRGTPAVRTSHPA; from the coding sequence GTGCGAAGTGAGACACGGGTCGAGACGGGATCGGTCGGCGTGGTCGTGCGTCCGCCGAACCCCACCGAAACGGTCGTCCTCTACCTCCCCGGTGACCGGAGGCTCTCCGGCGCGCTGGAGCCGGCCCCCGGCCTGGCCGAGCGCCTCGCCCTGAGCACCGCGGCGGTCGTCGTCTGCCCGCGCTACCGGACCGCCTTCCCCGCCGCACTGGAGGACGTCCACTCCGCCTACGACTACTGCCGGACCCAGGGTCCGGTGGCCGTGGTGGGGGAGCGACAGGGGGCGGGGCTGGCGGCCGCCCTGCTGCTGCGGCTGCGGGATCTCGGCGAGCCGCCGCCGCAGTGCGGGGTGCTGGTCTCGGCCCTGCTCGACCTCACCATGCAGGCGCCCAGCCTGCAGCTGAACGCGACCGCCGATCCCACCTTCGACGTGGCCGAACTCGGACGCTGGGCCGAGCGCTATGCGGCGGGCACCGCACCGACCAACCCGCTGCTGAGCCCGCTGCTCGCCAATCTGCACGGGCTGCCGCCGGTCCAGCTTCTGGTGGCGGGCACCGATCCGCTGCTCGACGACTCGGTGGAGTTCGCCAACCGCGCGGCCCGCTCCGGGGTCACGGTGGACCTGCACGTCCGGCCGGACGCGACGAGCCTTCGCTCGGAGGCCCTCGCGGCGATGGCCGCCTTCATTGGGACCTGGGGCTCTCGGTCGGGGGACGTTCGGCGGGGGACCCCAGCAGTACGGACATCACATCCCGCATGA
- a CDS encoding enoyl-CoA hydratase/isomerase family protein, producing MVELELDQGLAVVTINRPQARNAIALSTMDELDKALDAAEGARALVITGAGDRAFVSGGDLKELAAIRTEEEAMAMALRMRGICDRLAAFPGPVIAALNGHALGGGAEVALAADIRVAADDIRIGFTQVTLAIMPAWGGAERLAALVGRGRALLLAGAGTMLDAAEAQRVGLLDQVLPRAAFDQGWRALARSLANAPAQAVKKVITGDGSAEEAARLFAQLWVADEHWQAVDGVMSRAK from the coding sequence ATGGTAGAGCTGGAGCTGGACCAAGGGCTGGCCGTCGTCACCATCAACCGCCCGCAGGCCCGTAACGCCATCGCGCTGAGCACCATGGACGAGCTCGACAAGGCTCTCGACGCGGCGGAGGGAGCCCGGGCCCTGGTCATCACGGGCGCCGGCGACCGGGCCTTCGTCTCGGGCGGCGACCTCAAGGAACTCGCGGCGATCCGGACCGAGGAGGAAGCGATGGCCATGGCCCTGCGGATGAGGGGGATCTGCGACCGGCTGGCGGCCTTCCCCGGCCCGGTGATCGCGGCCCTGAACGGACACGCCCTCGGGGGTGGGGCCGAAGTCGCCCTGGCCGCCGACATCCGGGTGGCCGCCGACGACATCAGGATCGGCTTCACCCAGGTGACGCTCGCGATCATGCCTGCCTGGGGCGGCGCCGAGCGGCTCGCGGCACTGGTCGGCCGAGGACGCGCGCTGCTCCTCGCGGGCGCCGGGACCATGCTCGACGCCGCCGAGGCCCAACGCGTCGGGCTGCTGGACCAGGTGCTGCCACGGGCCGCCTTCGACCAGGGCTGGCGCGCACTGGCCAGATCGCTCGCCAACGCCCCGGCGCAGGCGGTCAAGAAGGTCATCACCGGAGACGGATCGGCCGAGGAGGCGGCGCGGCTCTTCGCGCAGCTGTGGGTGGCCGACGAGCACTGGCAGGCAGTGGACGGAGTGATGTCGCGTGCGAAGTGA
- a CDS encoding ferredoxin--NADP reductase has protein sequence MGRDHGLYPARITRIIQETDDTRTYVLDVPYPYRAGQFLTVKVCDTLRSYSMSSSPDTDTELMTTVKRVPGGLVSNWMHDHLQPGDVIETTRPTGLFCLRETPAPLLAFSGGSGITPILSLVKTALATTTRRVRVLAADRDADSVIFGPAMDELARQYPTRFEIRHHLDDQSGFVTEDQVRDFVGGDRGADFYLCGPAPFMELTEHALLAHGADPERIFAERFAAPAEVDDSTEGDSTDAELDGTVSIVLSGKRHTVSQHSNETLLESARRAGLAPPFSCESGNCATCIAQITEGKARMRVNNALEEDEIADGWILTCQGEPVTPHVTVVYED, from the coding sequence ATGGGACGAGACCATGGGCTTTACCCGGCCCGAATTACCCGAATCATCCAGGAGACAGACGACACGCGCACGTATGTGCTCGATGTCCCTTATCCCTACCGGGCCGGACAGTTCCTGACGGTCAAGGTCTGCGACACGCTGCGCAGCTACTCGATGTCGAGCTCCCCGGACACCGACACCGAGCTGATGACGACGGTGAAGCGGGTCCCCGGCGGTCTCGTCTCCAACTGGATGCACGACCATCTGCAGCCCGGCGACGTCATCGAGACCACGCGGCCCACCGGACTCTTCTGCCTGCGGGAGACCCCCGCGCCGCTGCTGGCGTTCAGCGGGGGCAGCGGCATCACGCCGATCCTGTCCCTGGTCAAGACCGCGCTGGCGACGACGACCAGACGGGTCCGGGTGCTGGCGGCCGACCGGGACGCCGACTCGGTCATCTTCGGGCCCGCGATGGACGAGCTGGCCCGGCAGTACCCGACCCGCTTCGAGATCCGGCACCACCTGGACGACCAGTCCGGATTCGTCACCGAGGACCAGGTGCGCGACTTTGTCGGGGGCGACCGCGGTGCGGACTTCTACCTCTGCGGTCCGGCGCCCTTCATGGAGCTGACGGAGCATGCACTGCTGGCCCATGGCGCCGATCCCGAACGGATCTTCGCCGAGCGCTTCGCCGCCCCGGCCGAAGTGGATGACTCCACGGAAGGAGACTCCACGGACGCCGAACTGGACGGCACGGTCTCCATCGTCCTCTCCGGCAAGCGGCACACCGTCTCCCAGCACTCCAACGAGACCCTGCTGGAGAGCGCGCGCCGGGCCGGCCTCGCGCCGCCCTTCTCCTGCGAGTCGGGGAACTGCGCCACCTGCATCGCCCAGATCACCGAGGGCAAGGCCCGGATGCGGGTGAACAACGCGCTGGAGGAGGACGAGATCGCCGACGGCTGGATCCTCACCTGCCAGGGCGAGCCGGTGACGCCGCACGTCACCGTCGTCTACGAGGACTGA